In a single window of the Thamnophis elegans isolate rThaEle1 chromosome 8, rThaEle1.pri, whole genome shotgun sequence genome:
- the MCMDC2 gene encoding minichromosome maintenance domain-containing protein 2, whose protein sequence is MKLDLLKMKEAALIYLDKSGGLQKFVNDCKLYYNESSQACAVFRFLILVNPSDITELDATLGNYILHQPVKGTQIFQSVCFTAAKTLSLIQQIETEAQMNIVLKLTHLPSLPCYVLSLCKFPFDYTTQRFYVAEGIVIAMSIITKYTQGAKFVCSEEKCQFSEGFQYIRVHTAGATESATLRNDFVCNLCMSPLKEDKKYRVLGDKQMVEMIDAKAVSVFQGFSGSKTHSRFQSFTVFLRDELSNEMKMGNQYKVIGIPICMQSCLQATICLEANSVYPSNSTGPSCISEKFKYLLSLTSNSCWKFTALLADSFASKVLPSGIYNILKLSIMLSLVQTIDGDDRTADYLDLLVITNDSLILERIMNYSICLVPRGIRHFPSGEVFPTVSKDKHGTGSAIIQAGSALMAKNGICLIGELTSYKKEKLEQLQAVLESRTITKFIPGKKYGETTDQQVIFPIQTSFWSFIDVDSSSKKHIQLDNTVIGQLDLSSISATLIDAFGLLIYCNEASCCQSPFPVTNFIFKKSINSEEIYSITQQFQTQDYEEFFAFSKNLHVELCPESERLIHGYYLASRRVRTQLMNGPNLSAISLKILISLSKAHAKLSLRTKVLEQDVLIAVLLFESSLTLKYGASVFCVAPNALFPFEVNSENSLNQRDIYLTECYQQLKQFIATYGPVTHVFSSEI, encoded by the exons ATGAAGTTGGATCTACTGAAAATGAAAGAAGCTGCTTTAATTTACCTTGACAAGAGTGGTGGTCTTCAGAAATTTGTTAATGACTGCAAATTATATTATAATG AATCTAGCCAAGCTTGCGCTGTTTTCCGGTTTCTTATATTAGTAAACCCATCTGATATTACTGAGTTGGATGCTACTCTTGGAAATTATATTTTGCATCAACCTGTGAAGGGTACCCAGATTTTTCAATCA GTATGTTTTACTGCAGCTAAAACATTGTCATTAATTCAACAAATAGAGACTGAAGCTCAG ATGAATATAGTCCTGAAACTAACACATTTACCTTCCTTGCCGTGTTACGTTCTCAGTCTTTGCAAATTTCCATTTGATTATACTACTCAGAGGTTTTATGTGGCAGAGGGAATAGTGATTGCAATGAGTATCATAACGAAGTATACACAGGGAGCAAAATTTGTTTGTTCTGAAGAGAAATGTCAGTTTTCTGAAG GGTTTCAGTATATAAGAGTACATACTGCTGGAGCCACAGAATCTGCAACACTAAGAAATGATTTTGTATGCAACTTATGTATGTCACCTCTGAAAGAAGACAAGAAATATCGAGTACTTGGTG atAAACAAATGGTTGAAATGATTGACGCTAAAGCAGTTAGTGTGTTTCAGGGATTTTCTGGAAGTAAAACACATTCAAGATTTCAATCATTTACGGTGTTTCTAAGAG ATGAATTAtccaatgaaatgaaaatgggaaATCAATATAAAGTTATAGGAATTCCTATCTGTATGCAAAGCTGCTTACAAGCCACAATTTGTCTTGAAGCTAACAGTGTATATCCTTCTAATTCTACAG GGCCTTCTTGTATCAGTGAAAAATTTAAGTACCTGCTTTCTTTGACTTCAAATTCATGCTGGAAATTTACAGCACTTCTGGCTGATAGCTTTGCTTCAAAAGTTCTACCATCTGGCATTTATAATATTCTGAAATTGTCCATAATGTTGAGCTTAGTACAGACTATTGATGGAGATGACAGAACAGCAGACTACTTAGATCTTCTGGTAATAACAAATGATTCTCTTATACTGGAGag AATTATGAATTATAGTATATGTCTTGTGCCTCGAGGCATTCGGCATTTTCCATCTGGTGAAGTTTTTCCAACTGTATCAAAAGATAAACATGGGACCGGAAGTGCTATTATTCAGGCCGGTAGTGCTTTAATGGCTAAAAATGGAATATGCTTAATTGGAGAGCTGACTTCATATAAGAAAGAGAAACTTGAACAATTACAAGCAG TACTAGAGAGCAGGACAATTACTAAATTCATTCCAGGAAAGAAATATGGAGAAACCACTGATCAGCAAGTTATTTTTCCAATTCAAACAAGTTTCTGGTCATTTATTGATGTGGATTCATCTTCAAAAAAGCATATACAACTGGATAATACTGTAATTGGCCAGTTG gacTTAAGCTCGATTTCAGCTACTCTTATAGATGCATTTGGACTTTTGATATACTGCAATGAAGCATCATGTTGTCAGTCTCCATTTCCTGTtacaaatttcatttttaaaaaatctattaattCAGAAGAGATTTATTCTATCACCCAACAGTTCCAAACCCAAGATTATGAGGAA ttttttgctttttcaaagaATTTGCATGTAGAATTATGTCCAGAATCAGAAAGATTAATTCATGGCTACTATCTAGCAAGTCGAAGAGTCAGAACACAGCTCATGAATGGACCTAATCTTTCAGCAATTTCACTAAAAATCTT gATTTCACTGTCTAAAGCGCATGCTAAGCTGAGTCTAAGGACAAAAGTACTCGAACAAGATGTTTTAATTGCAGTGTTATTATTTGAATCATCTCTTACTTTAaaatatg GTGCTTCTGTATTTTGTGTGGCTCCTAatgcactttttccatttgaagtCAATTCTGAGAACTCCCTGAATCAAAGGGATATTTACTTGACGGAATGCTACCAACAATTGAAACAGTTCATTGCTACATATGGGCCTGTGACACATGTTTTCAGCAGTGAGATTTAA